A region from the Brevibacterium paucivorans genome encodes:
- a CDS encoding L-serine ammonia-lyase, which yields MPVSVFELFSVGVGPSSSHTVGPMRAAASFVELVGERVDELASVRVDVFGSLAATGRGHGTFDAILLGLEGCKPEEVEANDMDQRKARMAQTGAVRFGDVRDIKLTEDDMVKRPLTVLERHTNAMTLTAFDAAGEELAKETYYSVGGGFVVAESDENEPIGGELHTPDVIHETHDHIAGTTVLGEDLSQLPEEDAATEPTNAEAGGAGSEGTTSAPVYEYTSAADLLRISKENNLALWEIVMANELQERTEEEIREGLLHIYSVMDECAMSSLDRTGYLPGGLKVKRRAHDWFLRLKAEDPNNDPKFYQEWVNLIALAVNEENASGGRVVTAPTNGAAGIIPAVMYYALHFVDRVVDAGPQGRADAIVEFLLTAAAIGGLYKEKASISGAEVGCQGEVGSASSMAAGALAQVMGGTPEQVENAAEIAMEHNLGLTCDPIAGLVQVPCIERNAIAAGKAINAAKMALWGDGTHRVSLDEVIETMRSTGEDMSHKYKETAMGGLAVNVVEC from the coding sequence TAGGGCCCATGCGTGCCGCAGCCAGTTTTGTTGAGCTGGTGGGGGAACGGGTAGACGAGCTCGCCTCTGTGCGTGTGGACGTGTTCGGGTCCCTGGCGGCAACAGGGCGTGGCCACGGCACATTCGACGCGATCCTGCTGGGACTCGAAGGGTGTAAGCCCGAAGAAGTCGAAGCCAACGACATGGACCAGCGCAAAGCGCGCATGGCCCAGACGGGTGCCGTCCGCTTTGGCGACGTGCGCGACATCAAACTCACTGAAGACGACATGGTGAAACGGCCACTCACCGTGCTCGAACGTCACACCAACGCCATGACGCTCACCGCGTTCGACGCCGCTGGAGAAGAACTAGCGAAGGAAACGTATTACTCCGTTGGTGGCGGGTTCGTGGTCGCAGAGTCCGACGAAAACGAACCCATTGGTGGTGAACTCCACACCCCCGACGTCATCCACGAAACCCACGACCACATCGCTGGAACCACCGTCCTCGGTGAGGACCTGTCCCAGCTTCCAGAAGAAGATGCGGCTACTGAACCCACCAACGCGGAAGCCGGGGGTGCCGGGTCAGAGGGAACGACCTCGGCGCCGGTATACGAATACACTTCCGCAGCCGACCTTCTGCGCATTTCTAAGGAAAACAACCTGGCGCTGTGGGAGATCGTGATGGCCAACGAGCTTCAAGAGCGCACAGAGGAGGAGATCCGCGAAGGGCTGCTCCACATTTACTCCGTGATGGACGAATGTGCGATGTCGTCGCTGGACCGCACCGGGTACCTGCCGGGCGGGCTGAAGGTGAAGCGGCGCGCCCACGACTGGTTCCTGCGGTTGAAAGCCGAGGACCCCAACAACGACCCCAAGTTCTACCAGGAGTGGGTCAACCTGATCGCGTTGGCGGTGAACGAGGAGAACGCGTCCGGCGGGCGGGTCGTGACTGCGCCCACCAACGGGGCTGCCGGGATCATCCCTGCGGTGATGTACTACGCGCTGCACTTTGTGGACCGGGTCGTGGACGCTGGGCCGCAGGGGCGCGCGGACGCGATCGTGGAGTTCCTGCTGACCGCGGCCGCAATTGGCGGGTTGTACAAGGAAAAGGCTTCGATTTCTGGCGCCGAGGTGGGATGCCAGGGTGAGGTAGGTTCGGCTTCGTCGATGGCGGCTGGGGCGTTGGCACAGGTCATGGGCGGGACCCCTGAACAGGTGGAAAACGCGGCCGAGATCGCCATGGAGCACAACCTGGGGCTCACATGCGACCCGATCGCCGGCCTGGTACAGGTGCCTTGTATTGAACGCAACGCAATTGCTGCCGGCAAGGCCATTAACGCGGCCAAGATGGCGCTGTGGGGCGACGGGACGCACCGGGTGAGCCTCGACGAAGTGATCGAAACCATGCGGTCCACCGGTGAAGACATGAGCCACAAGTACAAAGAAACCGCGATGGGTGGTCTGGCGGTCAACGTCGTCGAGTGCTGA
- a CDS encoding DNA-3-methyladenine glycosylase, with amino-acid sequence MDAGGPVGSRPDGPVGACDWLSPDARASARLLLGCFLATPDVTVRITEVEAYAGTDDPASHAYKGQTARNAVMFGPAGHLYTYTMHGHTCCNVVCSPAGVAQAVLIRAGEVVDGAEVAYSRRRPGVSATHLARGPGNLTRALGVTMDHSGVDLCDRGSEVRLVRGELRAGELVAVGPRVGVSQAADDPMRFWIEGDPTVSAYRRSPRAPKPSR; translated from the coding sequence ATGGACGCGGGTGGTCCTGTGGGGAGCCGGCCGGACGGGCCGGTGGGCGCGTGCGATTGGCTCAGCCCTGACGCGCGTGCCAGTGCGCGTTTGTTGCTCGGGTGCTTTTTGGCCACCCCAGATGTGACGGTCCGGATCACCGAGGTCGAAGCGTACGCGGGCACCGACGATCCCGCGTCTCACGCGTACAAGGGCCAGACTGCGCGTAACGCTGTCATGTTTGGGCCTGCGGGGCACTTGTACACGTACACCATGCATGGGCACACGTGTTGCAATGTGGTGTGTTCCCCCGCTGGTGTGGCGCAGGCGGTGTTGATTCGGGCCGGTGAGGTGGTTGACGGGGCCGAGGTGGCTTACAGTCGGCGCCGGCCTGGAGTGAGTGCTACGCACCTTGCGCGGGGGCCGGGAAACTTGACCCGCGCGCTGGGTGTGACCATGGATCACTCTGGGGTTGATTTGTGTGATCGTGGCTCTGAGGTGAGGCTTGTGCGTGGCGAGTTGCGCGCAGGTGAGTTGGTGGCTGTGGGGCCGCGTGTGGGAGTGAGCCAAGCGGCCGATGACCCTATGCGTTTCTGGATTGAGGGTGATCCAACGGTTTCGGCGTATCGGCGCTCGCCCCGGGCGCCTAAACCTTCGCGTTGA
- a CDS encoding PLP-dependent aminotransferase family protein has translation MEPIRARLNDCISQMPPSPIRELFRIAHDPAIISFAGGHPDEKLFDVEGMKAAYSHVFDTQGGRAMQYGVTDGEWELRQAAAQRIRGTGISAEASNVLITSGSQQGISLLAHTLFNPGDVLLCENPTFMSALQAFGMHGIEFVAIDTDEGGIVPEALEAAIHYYRPKALYTIPTFQNPTGITMPASRRDHIAQVLSESDMWLIEDDPYSELRFTDERVQPISADPRVADRAFYLGSLSKVLSPGVRIGWIHGPDEILERVTVTKQGTVIQSSTIDQLAVAHYLETNDLDKKLEPVRETYRQRMRTQVDALDRVLPTGSYIAEPSGGMFVWVYLPERYDTSELVYKAIDAGVIFVPGAPFYMENPNYQSMRLTFVSAEPDVIEEGVARLATVF, from the coding sequence ATGGAACCAATTCGAGCGCGTCTAAATGACTGCATTTCACAGATGCCACCGTCCCCTATTCGGGAACTGTTTAGGATCGCGCACGACCCGGCCATCATTAGTTTCGCCGGTGGGCACCCAGACGAAAAACTCTTCGACGTTGAAGGGATGAAGGCCGCGTACTCACACGTGTTCGACACGCAAGGTGGGCGCGCCATGCAGTACGGTGTCACCGACGGAGAATGGGAACTTCGCCAAGCCGCAGCGCAGCGGATTCGCGGAACCGGGATCAGTGCAGAAGCGAGCAACGTCCTTATCACCTCGGGCTCTCAGCAGGGGATTTCCCTGCTGGCGCACACCCTGTTTAACCCGGGTGACGTTCTTTTGTGTGAAAATCCCACGTTCATGTCTGCCCTGCAGGCGTTTGGGATGCACGGGATCGAGTTCGTGGCGATCGACACCGACGAAGGTGGCATCGTGCCCGAAGCCCTTGAGGCGGCGATCCACTACTACCGCCCCAAAGCGCTGTACACGATTCCCACGTTTCAGAACCCCACCGGGATCACCATGCCGGCGTCCAGGCGGGATCACATTGCGCAGGTGCTGTCCGAGTCGGACATGTGGCTCATTGAGGACGACCCGTATTCGGAGTTGCGGTTCACGGACGAGCGGGTGCAACCGATTAGTGCCGACCCGCGGGTTGCTGACCGGGCGTTCTACCTGGGGTCTTTGTCTAAGGTGCTCTCGCCTGGGGTGCGTATTGGGTGGATCCACGGGCCCGACGAAATCCTGGAACGTGTCACCGTGACCAAGCAGGGTACCGTCATCCAGTCCTCAACGATTGACCAGTTAGCGGTTGCGCACTACTTGGAGACGAACGACCTGGACAAGAAACTGGAGCCGGTGCGTGAAACCTACCGCCAGCGCATGCGCACCCAGGTTGATGCGCTGGACCGGGTGTTGCCCACCGGGTCCTACATTGCCGAACCCTCAGGTGGCATGTTCGTGTGGGTGTACCTGCCGGAGCGCTACGACACGTCTGAACTGGTGTACAAGGCTATTGACGCTGGTGTCATTTTTGTGCCGGGGGCACCGTTCTACATGGAAAACCCCAATTACCAGTCCATGCGTTTAACGTTCGTTTCTGCGGAACCGGATGTCATCGAAGAAGGCGTGGCACGTCTGGCCACAGTGTTCTAG
- a CDS encoding asparaginase, whose protein sequence is MRIHIAALGGTIASTASDTGGVAPSATAQAIVETARIDTLPFPVDVTYEQVAQVGSGSITLDHVSQVVESAKKAREEGATAVVLTQGTDTLEETTFALSLMNDSGIPIVTTGAMRNPTLPGTDGPANVRSAIITAADPRLHMLPAVLVFADEVHDPSLVRKTHTTSAAPFSSGPGAGPLGWVSEDRLVFLHMPATLPGTLTRATSGQKAQVALVEATLDDSLAYVDFLKQAGYSAAVLAGVGGGHVSVNVLERVTALATQMPVVYCARTGAGRTLETTYGYPGAELDLQAAGMIPAGRLDARKARILTILALESGTKIEDVFSYFRQ, encoded by the coding sequence ATGAGGATTCACATTGCTGCTCTTGGTGGAACCATCGCGTCAACGGCCAGCGACACTGGTGGGGTCGCGCCCAGCGCAACCGCGCAGGCGATCGTCGAAACCGCTCGGATCGACACGCTCCCCTTCCCCGTCGACGTCACGTACGAACAAGTGGCGCAGGTGGGGTCCGGGTCGATCACGCTGGACCACGTGAGTCAGGTTGTCGAGTCGGCTAAGAAAGCGCGCGAAGAAGGCGCCACGGCGGTCGTACTCACGCAAGGCACCGACACGTTAGAAGAGACCACGTTCGCGCTGTCGCTCATGAACGATTCGGGTATTCCTATCGTGACCACCGGCGCGATGCGCAACCCCACGCTTCCCGGGACTGACGGCCCGGCGAACGTGCGTTCAGCCATCATCACAGCAGCGGACCCGCGCCTTCACATGTTGCCCGCCGTTCTCGTTTTCGCAGATGAGGTCCACGACCCGTCGCTCGTACGCAAGACTCATACCACCTCGGCCGCGCCCTTTTCTTCCGGTCCCGGGGCAGGCCCACTGGGCTGGGTGAGCGAAGACCGCCTGGTGTTCCTCCACATGCCCGCGACCCTGCCGGGCACGCTCACTCGCGCAACCTCGGGGCAAAAGGCGCAGGTGGCACTCGTGGAGGCCACGCTGGACGACTCGCTGGCCTATGTCGACTTCCTCAAGCAGGCCGGGTACAGCGCGGCGGTGCTCGCCGGTGTGGGTGGCGGGCACGTTTCCGTCAACGTGCTTGAGCGGGTCACGGCGCTGGCCACGCAGATGCCGGTGGTGTACTGCGCGCGAACCGGCGCGGGGCGCACGTTGGAGACGACCTACGGATACCCCGGCGCGGAACTCGATTTGCAGGCTGCCGGCATGATTCCCGCCGGCCGGTTGGACGCCCGAAAAGCCCGAATTCTCACCATTCTGGCGTTGGAGTCGGGCACAAAAATTGAGGACGTATTTAGCTACTTCAGACAGTAG
- a CDS encoding prenyltransferase — translation MRTLFEVSRPISWINTAFPFGAAYVLAGGPLGLDLWLGCLFFLIPYNLVMYGVNDVFDYASDVHNPRKGGVEGALVNPARHRFILVSATVSALPFVAYFLVRSIIVGLEQGNWWALGVFVLSMFAVVAYSVAGLRFKEVPFLDSLTSSTHFSSPAWFGLALVGATPTAEVVLTLLAFFLWGCASHALGAVQDVVPDREGGLASIATVLGARATVRLAVVLYVVAGGLVLFTPFPVWLGALLAIPYILNTGRFWQVTDTTSGAANAGWKLFIPLNYAVGFFVTMLMIWSSMVRA, via the coding sequence GTGCGCACGTTGTTCGAGGTCAGCCGCCCGATTTCGTGGATCAACACCGCGTTCCCATTCGGCGCCGCGTACGTGCTGGCCGGCGGGCCCCTGGGACTGGACCTGTGGCTGGGCTGCCTGTTCTTCTTAATCCCGTACAACCTGGTGATGTACGGGGTCAACGACGTGTTCGACTACGCCTCGGACGTCCACAACCCGCGCAAAGGCGGGGTCGAAGGCGCGCTCGTCAACCCCGCACGGCACCGTTTCATCCTGGTCTCAGCCACTGTGAGCGCCCTGCCGTTTGTGGCGTATTTCCTGGTCAGGTCCATAATCGTGGGACTGGAGCAGGGGAACTGGTGGGCGCTGGGCGTCTTCGTGTTGAGCATGTTCGCGGTGGTGGCATATTCGGTGGCGGGCCTGCGGTTTAAAGAGGTCCCGTTCCTTGATTCGCTCACCTCGTCCACCCACTTTTCGTCCCCCGCATGGTTTGGTCTGGCGCTGGTGGGGGCCACCCCCACCGCCGAGGTCGTTCTCACCCTGCTTGCTTTCTTCCTGTGGGGATGTGCCAGCCATGCGCTTGGCGCGGTTCAAGACGTAGTGCCTGACCGTGAGGGTGGTTTAGCGTCCATTGCCACAGTACTGGGGGCTCGTGCCACGGTCCGGTTAGCGGTTGTGCTCTACGTTGTGGCTGGCGGGCTGGTGTTGTTCACGCCGTTCCCCGTGTGGTTGGGCGCGCTCCTTGCCATTCCGTACATTCTCAACACGGGACGGTTCTGGCAGGTCACTGATACCACCTCGGGGGCGGCCAATGCGGGCTGGAAACTGTTCATTCCGCTCAACTACGCCGTGGGATTCTTCGTCACCATGCTCATGATCTGGAGCAGTATGGTGAGAGCATGA
- a CDS encoding lycopene cyclase domain-containing protein, whose product MTYTLFNVFFLIPAVALLMLARARTPGYSRGGFWACLVGLVILTVIFDNLMIAAGLFFYANEHTLGIRLGLMPVEDLAYVVFTALALPALWELLGTGGDRAGTPTTARHDRKDS is encoded by the coding sequence ATGACCTACACCCTTTTCAACGTGTTCTTCCTCATTCCCGCGGTCGCGCTCCTGATGCTGGCCAGGGCACGCACACCGGGCTACTCGCGGGGCGGTTTTTGGGCGTGCCTGGTGGGACTGGTGATACTCACGGTGATTTTCGACAACCTCATGATCGCCGCGGGCCTGTTCTTCTACGCCAACGAACACACGCTGGGGATCCGCCTGGGCCTCATGCCGGTCGAAGACCTGGCCTACGTGGTGTTCACTGCACTGGCACTACCCGCCCTGTGGGAGTTGCTGGGCACAGGTGGCGACCGCGCAGGCACCCCCACCACAGCCCGCCACGACCGGAAGGACTCATAG
- a CDS encoding lycopene cyclase domain-containing protein, producing the protein MSWAYLGFLLFSIAGMAILDARFKLFWFAHPSRAAVVHGAGFFSLLAWDFVGIGAGVFHRGDSPYMTGINVAPHLPVEELFFLFFLCWLTMNLYGLAKLVARP; encoded by the coding sequence GTGAGCTGGGCGTATCTGGGCTTCCTGTTATTTTCCATCGCCGGAATGGCGATCCTGGATGCGCGGTTTAAGCTGTTTTGGTTCGCGCACCCCAGCCGAGCTGCCGTGGTCCACGGGGCGGGGTTTTTCAGCTTGTTGGCGTGGGATTTCGTGGGAATCGGCGCAGGCGTTTTCCACCGAGGCGACTCCCCCTACATGACCGGGATAAACGTGGCCCCGCACTTGCCGGTCGAAGAGCTGTTCTTCTTGTTTTTCTTGTGCTGGCTCACCATGAACCTCTACGGTTTGGCGAAGTTGGTGGCCCGCCCATGA
- the crtI gene encoding phytoene desaturase family protein, with product MSDTVVIGGGVAGLASAILAADRGHQVTLLEKNPQVGGRAGLRNEAGFAFDTGPSWYLMPQVFERFFAAVGEDIAEHLDLVTLDPGYRVSDRGLLDSAPQLTVDVPHGYAGVRALFEQLEPGVGPALDAYVESARDTHDLALEHFLYTRFASVREFVSPQVARRAHRLPRFLATPLSTMVSRTVTHPLLRQILGYPAVFLGTEPRRAPSLFHLMSYLDLVDGVRYPRGGMYEIVRALTRLARARGVDIRTSTQVVSLSLEGRTIAEVVARTVPGTTSGGAGLEVFPARNVIAACDLHHLDTAFLPPGRRTRSVRGWGKRDPGIGAVTLLLGVDRKLDALEHHNLFFTRDWDANFDQIFVDGQLPEPASAYVCAPSRTDATVAPPGCENLFVLIPAPASAHLTGAQLGDYASRVIESLGERVGVPDLESHLLVKKVRGPGDFTTQFNAWQGTALGPANTLFQSAMFRYPVRAPHVDNLVHAGAFAAPGVGLPMCLISAHNAVEAL from the coding sequence ATGAGTGACACCGTGGTCATTGGTGGCGGGGTTGCCGGGCTGGCGAGCGCAATTCTGGCCGCTGACCGGGGACATCAGGTGACGCTCCTGGAGAAGAATCCGCAGGTGGGTGGCCGTGCCGGGCTGCGCAACGAGGCCGGGTTCGCGTTTGATACCGGGCCCAGCTGGTACCTCATGCCGCAGGTGTTTGAGCGGTTCTTCGCCGCGGTGGGTGAGGATATTGCTGAGCACCTTGACCTGGTCACCCTGGATCCCGGGTACCGGGTGAGCGACCGAGGTCTCTTGGACTCCGCACCCCAACTCACCGTCGATGTTCCGCACGGCTACGCGGGCGTGCGCGCGCTGTTTGAGCAGCTGGAGCCGGGCGTGGGTCCGGCGTTGGACGCCTACGTTGAGTCCGCGCGCGACACCCACGACTTAGCGCTTGAGCACTTCCTGTACACCCGGTTTGCATCCGTGCGGGAGTTCGTGTCACCCCAGGTGGCACGGCGTGCCCACCGACTACCGAGGTTCCTGGCCACCCCGCTGAGCACCATGGTTTCGCGCACCGTGACACACCCGCTTTTGCGCCAGATTTTGGGGTACCCGGCGGTGTTTTTGGGAACCGAACCGCGCCGCGCCCCGTCGCTGTTTCACCTCATGAGTTATCTGGATTTGGTGGACGGCGTGCGCTACCCCCGCGGTGGCATGTATGAGATCGTGCGGGCACTCACTCGCCTGGCTAGGGCCCGCGGGGTGGATATTCGCACGTCAACCCAGGTGGTGTCGCTTTCGTTGGAAGGTCGCACCATCGCCGAGGTGGTCGCCAGGACCGTGCCGGGTACCACCTCGGGCGGGGCTGGGCTGGAGGTATTTCCGGCTCGGAACGTGATCGCGGCGTGCGATCTGCACCACCTGGACACCGCGTTCTTGCCACCCGGTAGGCGCACCCGCAGCGTCCGCGGCTGGGGTAAACGCGACCCGGGGATTGGTGCGGTGACGCTTCTGCTGGGAGTGGATCGCAAACTGGACGCGCTGGAGCATCACAATCTGTTTTTCACTCGCGACTGGGACGCGAACTTCGACCAGATTTTCGTCGATGGGCAGTTGCCGGAGCCGGCCTCGGCGTATGTGTGCGCGCCCAGTCGCACGGATGCCACGGTGGCGCCGCCGGGGTGTGAGAACCTGTTCGTGCTCATTCCTGCACCGGCGAGCGCACATCTTACGGGCGCACAGTTGGGTGACTATGCCAGCCGGGTGATCGAGTCGCTGGGTGAGCGGGTGGGTGTGCCGGATTTGGAGTCGCACTTGCTGGTGAAGAAGGTGAGGGGGCCGGGGGACTTCACCACGCAGTTCAATGCGTGGCAAGGAACGGCGTTGGGACCGGCGAACACACTGTTTCAGTCGGCGATGTTCCGGTATCCCGTGCGCGCACCGCACGTGGACAACCTGGTTCATGCGGGCGCGTTCGCGGCCCCCGGGGTTGGGTTGCCCATGTGTCTGATCAGCGCGCACAACGCGGTGGAGGCGCTGTGA